aggacggACCCTAGCTTCACCCACCTTCCATACTCCCCTCTGATCGCTGAGCTGGGCACGATTGACCTGAACCTGATGTCACGTCAATTTATCAGTGTTTGCGTATGATAAACGTAGTAGCTGAAAAGTTACACACAAACTTAAACACATGGGTTGTTGAGCAGAGGGTTCATGGGACAACATCAGGTGTGTCTTTGTTAGacaaaatgcaaaaatgtgttCCTTTGACGGACTTGTCTAACTAATACCATATAGTGCAAACTGAACTGGATTTATCAGACCAGAACATTGTCAGTGACCATTTTGGAATATAATGTTTCATACAATAAAATATATCAGGAACATGTATTCTCTCGGATGGTGTTTATTCATaattcatgaaaacaaaaaataatgtttCTGTTGCCTGTTCTGGGAATGTGACGACTTTTCCTGACATGCCCTGTTGTCGCTGTACATCAAGAATGGGCATTATGACTGCTGTGAATATTGATGTTTACAGAATAACATGGATCCAGCCATTATTGATTAACAATCAGTATATTCATGTAGAAAGGCATAAAATGGTGTGAGTTGTTTCAAAATAGTGAACAACTTAATAATCCACTCGTTTAGTTTGCCAGTAATTTGCTGAGAAATGTGAGAAATGAAATAAACATAACGTTGTGTTGTTGCAGTAGCATATGACTGCCTCGTCTTTGACCTAAGAATAACCTCTGAGAAACATAGACACAGAACAAATTCAAAGTTGCAAATACATTTGAGCTCCTCGTCAGTTTTAAAAGGaatgagattgagattgagatagATAGACAATGTGCATTATTCATGCTCATCTGAAATGTCACTTAAACTACATATATTTGTGCAATGATACAGTTCACTCAGCTCAGAAGTCCTCGCTATCACAATAGCCTTAGCCTATCAGACCATGGCATTTATTTGACTTGGGCCTACAAACACAGCTGAGAAAATCTCACGACCTTTGGGCAAGCATTGGAGAAAACAAGTTAGTTCCCTTTCATGGGACACTAACTCTGAATATTGAAGATGATGGACAATAGATTTGTTCATCATTTAAAGTAAGGTATGGTTAAAGAAAGGTACGGTTTAATGTAGTTCTTCAAAAAAGTACTTTTTTTACTGAGGCTATATGGAATATATCCTGAATTGCATATTTCCCTGAACATTATGTCTAATAGTCAAAGGTTTTCTTTTTCTCGTAGTGCATGACTGACCTGAAACAATGCACATAATAACTTTTCATTGCCAAATGGTTCCGAACCTGAAGGATGCGCTGAGGCACAGCCTATAGGGCAAGACGTTGCCTGAGGCCTAACAGCTGTAAATAGTTATTAGAGATTAGAGTGTGAAAGATTTTCTCTAGATTAACAAAAACACTGACAAATGACCAAGCCcatgatatttttcaataatcCTCAGTGGATAGGCTTATTCTTTGCATCACTGACACTTACAATGTATCAAGTTCCATACAAACGGTGGCATGCTGTTGACAGGTCATAGTTTGTCCTTGCAATGGCACTGGATTCCCTAGTAGTCTGTTACCGTCTCGAACAGTCAATGACCTCGATGATTCTCCagcagtataggcctacctgtacatTTGAataggtgtgtgcgtgggtgcgtgggtgcgtgcgtgcgtgcgtgcgtgggtgcgtgcgtgcgtgcgtgcgtgtgtctgtctgtctatgagagagagagagcagctgctCTGGTAAGCCATAGATAGATACAGGTAGATCCTGAGATCCAaattcattcacaaatgttttaaaGAGTCTGCATGCTTATGTGCTTTATTTTATACACATTTGGCCAGGCCAATTGATTACGGCACCATACTTTtggtaagatagatagataggtaggctACATGGATAGATTGATAGAGTGATAGAtagacaaagagtgtgtgtgtgtgtgtgtgtgtgtgtgtgtgtgtgtgtgtgtgtgtgcttgagtgtgtgcgttcATGAACAAATAGTAGGCTAGTCACGTTTCGTCTTTACCTCTTCAAGGCCATTAGAACAAAAACAACATTCACCAGGTGTCTGTACAGTCAAAATATTTGTTAGCCTGATTTGAAGGACTTTACTGGACTATAAAAAGCCCACTTTGCCAGCCCATAACCAATCTGGTTAAACCAAGGCAACTGCCAGATTACTTTCAGCACAGAATTTATCAATCCATCTGAaatatgtaagtaggcctaactaTTTGACAATGgatacaaaaaaaaatatcttaCTCCACACGCAAATTATTTATCTGCTCAATCCAGAAACACTACAGCAACTCTCACCTTCTTGTTTATGCTGATCGCCACTTTTGTATTCCAGAGAAGCCATCGCCATCGTGAAAGAAGAGCTATATGCACAGCTGAACATGATCTTTCACCTGACGTTCATGATCTTCTGCACTGCATCACAAGGTGAGCTTCTGAAAAGCATCAAACTAATTGCAAGTTAAATATCACCAGAAATCCTAAGCATAGTGGCCAATGACCAACGTAGTATATACTCATTGGCATATTGTGTTACTCTTAGCTGAAATGTATTTTGAAATATTTAAGCATTCAGACTTGAGCATTGCTGTTATGACAAATTTAACCAACAGTTACGTATATGGTGGCAATAATCATGTGTGTGGAAATCTGACAGCTGCAAGTGATCTGTCGGGAAAAGTCGTCATATTTCCTGTGAAGGGAAACACCGCTCACGTGAGACTAACTCCACTGCTCTCCAACATTCTGTTCTCAACAACATTCTGCCTGAGGTTCTACACTGATTTAAGTGATGGAGACATTGTAGTCTTTTCTCTGGCTGTCCCCACACAGTCAAATAGTTTCACTCTGATCAGGGGATATGCTCACAACTATTATCATTTAACTGTTGGTGGTGAACATGGAGTTTTACGTGATTTACCATTTAAAACAAATCAGTGGAACTCTATCTGTGCCACGTGGGATGCAGGTACTGGTTTGGCTCGTGTGACTGTCAATGAAGTCCATAGCGTGAAGACGTCTAGACATGCTGGAGGCTCCATTGCTGGGACGCCCATTATAATTTTATGCCAGGACCAGGATAGCTATGGGGGAGGGTTTGATGCCAATCAGGCTTTCACTGGACACATTAAAGATGTGCACATGTGGGATCACGTCATTTCTGCTTGTGAAATCAACAATTACATGCAAGGTTTTGCTCACAGCCCAGGTAATTACCTTGACTGGACAAGGATGGACTACTCTGTTCATGGCTATGTGCTGGTAGAGGATGATGACACCTGCTAACGTTGCAAAAGAAACAGAATTAAGACATAATGGGATTGAATGCAGTCTTCTACAATGAGTTGTTGCCAATGTTTGACTTAACATGAACACTTCCCATGGgttgtgttaaaaaaaatctattttaatttgtttttgtatttgtgtgtttgtttcactAGATGTTTAGAAAGTGCTGTGACAATCTGCTTTAAGAAATACTGTACAAGATGAAAAAGCAGTTCTGATTGGACAAACTGACTGATCAAACTCCAGACCTGTAAATGCTTCATAATGATCATTTAAACATTTTGCTGTATTGgatactgtaaataaataaaccttCTTGATTTGATAAATGGACTTCACACTCTGACCTTTcttcagaaaacaacacacagcTCAGACAGCAGTTTTGGGTAGCTGAAATCACAACaggctagcctggtgaaccagcgccacccgctggacgacaaaatccacatttagtctggtttatcaggctaacaacAGGCCCTTCTATTCCCTTTTACTACTTACTCCTCTCTCCAGGCAAAGTGATTACACCTGATTCCAGTGGTGAAAGTAGTAGGCAGGTGCGCACAGGTGCGCAGCActggtataacatttacagcCGGTGTGCaataccggtaagagaatagggttAATGCTGGCCAAAAACTAATTAAAGTAGAAAACATACAACCTcaccatgccatttgagacaagtgtcctgtGAAGAGAATAGCTCAAAGTTACCCAAAACAGTCATGTACTGATATAGATCTGTAGCGTACagtacatgtttattttgtttgcacTCTTTCTGAAGTTGCCATTGGAAGGGCGGTTGTTAGGAAGGCTTGCACAAAATAGCAccagtaagacatgaaaactactttcacccctgcctgattctgatcatttggatgggtTAGTGAATATGTTTGGTAAAAAATAGAATCAAAATAGTATAAATAGTACCAAAAAGGGCCATGtaaggttgtctgtgtgtgtgtgtgtgtgtgtgtgtgtgtgtgtgtgtgtgtgtgtgtgtgtgtgtgtgtgtgtgtgtgtgtgtgtgtgtgtgtgtgtgtgtgtgtgtgtgtgtgtgtgtgcacatggtgtGGATATGTGGATAAATTGATGGAAAAACATCACGTTTTGTAAACAAATAGTAGTCCCATTTAGTCTTTACCTCTTCAAGGTCATAAGAGCAAAAAAACCGACCAACATTCACCAGGTGTGTTTAGTGTCAAAATATTTGTCAGCCTGATTTGAAGGACTTTGCTGGACTATAAAAAGCCCAATTTGCCAGCCCATAACCAACACGGTTAAACCAAGACAACTGCAAGATCACTTTCAGCACTGAAATTATCAATACACCAGAAACTGGTAACTTTTTCCATtggaatataaaaataaaaataaaatcttgTTTCTTATCTTATTCCTGCATATTATTTACCTGTTCAATCCAAACATGAAAACACTGAATTAGCCTAACTTTTGCCTTCTTATTTATGTTGAATTTCAGAGAAGTCATCCGCGTGAGTGGAAGAATAGCCATGGGACAGTTGAACATGATCCTTCTCCTGACCTTCATGAGCATCTACATGGCATCACTACTGGGTGAGTCAATACATCAGatcaaatttatttacataaaATGTCATGTTCTCATAATATGTGTCATTAAAAAGTAATGCTCAC
This is a stretch of genomic DNA from Engraulis encrasicolus isolate BLACKSEA-1 chromosome 19, IST_EnEncr_1.0, whole genome shotgun sequence. It encodes these proteins:
- the LOC134435249 gene encoding serum amyloid P-component-like, producing MVKEREAIAIVKEELYAQLNMIFHLTFMIFCTASQAASDLSGKVVIFPVKGNTAHVRLTPLLSNILFSTTFCLRFYTDLSTGLARVTVNEVHSVKTSRHAGGSIAGTPIIILCQDQDSYGGGFDANQAFTGHIKDVHMWDHVISACEINNYMQGFAHSPGNYLDWTRMDYSVHGYVLVEDDDTC